One stretch of Methanomassiliicoccales archaeon DNA includes these proteins:
- a CDS encoding N-acetyltransferase, translated as MIRTASPQDIPEIQKLEDESFNIDAFSHRRMSYLIKKAQSATLVYENNGIRGYILLLFRMDTPAARVYSICVHPAYRKMGIGTELMRAAERLAVERKCTKMTLEVSELNSDAIAFYQALGFRTVKKLENYYSGGVDGLRMEKTLP; from the coding sequence GTGATCAGGACAGCGTCTCCCCAGGATATTCCTGAAATTCAGAAACTCGAGGACGAATCTTTCAATATCGATGCCTTTTCACACCGGCGGATGTCCTATCTTATCAAGAAAGCTCAATCTGCAACGCTAGTCTACGAGAACAATGGAATTCGTGGCTACATCCTCCTGCTATTCAGAATGGATACACCAGCTGCTCGGGTCTATTCGATTTGTGTTCATCCTGCGTATCGTAAGATGGGAATAGGTACGGAACTGATGCGGGCTGCGGAAAGACTGGCCGTTGAGCGAAAGTGCACGAAGATGACGCTCGAGGTCAGCGAATTGAATTCCGATGCGATAGCATTCTATCAAGCGCTTGGATTCAGGACTGTTAAGAAACTTGAGAACTATTATTCCGGGGGAGTTGACGGACTGAGAATGGAGAAGACGCTACCTTGA